In one window of Calditrichota bacterium DNA:
- a CDS encoding MBL fold metallo-hydrolase — protein sequence MKTRRLFLLLLGAATGATGFLATVSPAGAQESRISLHYLGHSSFVIAFDSTIHVLTDYGTSNAYGYPSPIYSIGTLRPDIVTYSHRHEDHWDPRRQPDSVSYVLTDFDTLRLGDLCIRPVRVAETSVSQKDNSAFIFSYKGFTLVHLGDAQANIMNIANQANRNYLRQILPARIDLLLMPIEGISQFIPQAEAFLDSLRPRRAIPMHYWSKQYESEFLAYAEEQRLSAGKEYQIERHAGAKYAVAISDTGISQVSIISLNPFPFSGFTLPDIRFEQVAVADSEGNNNGRADAGETVQLVVGLRNLWVNATDVTARLRAVDPDIQLGNITSFFGNMTFEERASNSANPFSVSVSADASPHYGTFYLDISAENGYAKVDSFRLVIGTPTVLLVDDDDGKAYQDVYASIFIPDLWEVAAKGCPPLELLRTHEAVVWVTGDDRRTSLTAEEQSVLAAFLDQGGRLLLCGQNIAYDLGGDGSTADSVFLADYLCTAFASDSCNATAAVGVPGDPIGGGMVLALAKTPVGEGDLAAPDVIQALPPATPILKYVPGNGPAGLRYEKPNTGTRLVYLAFGIEKVTGPKPSVASELVERILRWLTGSTAVELRKGTDGAPRLFFLEQNYPNPFNPATTIHYSLAHAAFVTLKLYNVLGEELLTLVEGLQAAGEHDAVLDGRGLPSGVYVYQLRTGTLAATRKCLVLR from the coding sequence ATGAAAACCCGTCGACTATTTTTGCTTTTGCTCGGTGCTGCGACCGGCGCAACCGGGTTCCTGGCGACGGTGTCACCAGCGGGTGCCCAAGAATCTCGCATCTCTTTGCACTATCTGGGGCACAGCTCTTTCGTGATCGCCTTCGACAGCACAATTCACGTGTTGACCGACTACGGCACCTCCAATGCCTATGGTTATCCCAGCCCTATCTACAGCATCGGGACGCTGCGGCCGGATATCGTGACCTATTCCCATCGGCACGAGGATCACTGGGACCCGCGTCGCCAACCGGATAGCGTCAGCTATGTGCTGACGGACTTTGATACGCTGCGCCTTGGCGATCTCTGCATCAGACCTGTGCGCGTGGCGGAGACCTCCGTGTCCCAGAAGGACAACAGCGCTTTCATCTTCTCCTACAAGGGATTCACCCTCGTACATCTTGGCGATGCGCAGGCAAACATCATGAACATTGCAAACCAGGCGAACCGCAACTACCTCCGGCAGATTTTGCCCGCCCGCATCGACCTGCTTCTCATGCCCATCGAAGGCATCAGCCAATTCATCCCGCAGGCGGAGGCGTTCCTTGACTCTCTCCGCCCAAGAAGAGCCATTCCAATGCACTATTGGAGCAAGCAATATGAATCAGAGTTTTTGGCCTATGCAGAAGAGCAACGCCTCTCTGCCGGAAAGGAGTATCAGATCGAACGCCACGCCGGGGCCAAGTACGCCGTGGCGATCTCCGATACGGGCATTTCCCAGGTCAGCATTATCAGCCTGAACCCCTTCCCCTTTTCTGGCTTCACTCTGCCCGACATCCGATTCGAGCAAGTGGCCGTGGCCGACAGTGAGGGCAACAACAACGGTCGAGCTGACGCCGGAGAGACGGTGCAGTTGGTAGTAGGCCTTCGCAACCTGTGGGTCAACGCCACGGACGTGACCGCGCGCCTTAGAGCCGTCGATCCGGACATCCAGCTCGGCAATATCACCTCGTTCTTTGGCAACATGACCTTTGAGGAAAGAGCATCGAATAGCGCGAATCCGTTTTCTGTTTCGGTGAGCGCCGATGCCAGCCCGCACTACGGCACGTTCTATTTGGACATAAGCGCCGAGAATGGGTATGCGAAGGTCGACAGTTTCCGTCTTGTCATCGGCACTCCGACTGTGCTCTTGGTTGACGACGATGACGGAAAGGCCTACCAAGACGTCTACGCCAGCATCTTCATTCCGGATCTTTGGGAAGTTGCTGCCAAAGGCTGCCCGCCCCTTGAGCTGCTTAGGACCCACGAGGCAGTGGTCTGGGTCACGGGCGATGACCGACGCACAAGTCTCACCGCCGAGGAGCAATCTGTTCTTGCTGCTTTCCTGGACCAGGGCGGAAGGCTCTTGCTCTGCGGACAGAACATCGCCTACGACTTGGGTGGGGACGGTTCCACAGCCGACTCGGTCTTTCTTGCTGACTACTTGTGCACGGCGTTTGCCTCTGATAGCTGCAACGCGACGGCCGCCGTCGGAGTCCCTGGCGACCCGATCGGCGGCGGCATGGTCCTTGCGCTGGCCAAGACTCCGGTGGGCGAAGGAGACCTCGCCGCACCTGACGTGATTCAGGCTCTGCCGCCTGCCACGCCCATCCTCAAGTACGTGCCGGGCAATGGGCCCGCCGGACTGAGATATGAGAAGCCGAATACTGGCACACGTCTCGTCTACCTGGCGTTCGGCATCGAAAAGGTCACTGGTCCCAAACCAAGTGTGGCGTCGGAGCTGGTGGAAAGGATTCTCCGCTGGCTTACGGGCAGCACAGCGGTTGAGCTGAGAAAGGGCACAGATGGCGCCCCGCGGCTCTTTTTCCTGGAACAAAACTATCCAAACCCGTTCAATCCCGCCACGACCATTCACTACTCCTTAGCTCACGCGGCGTTTGTGACCTTGAAGTTGTACAACGTGCTGGGCGAAGAGTTGCTGACCCTGGTCGAAGGCCTCCAGGCTGCGGGGGAACATGACGCCGTCCTTGATGGCAGAGGTCTCCCCAGCGGAGTCTACGTGTACCAGCTCCGGACGGGCACCTTAGCGGCGACCCGGAAGTGCCTCGTACTCAGATGA